The Desulfobotulus pelophilus genome segment TCAATATGCAGGTGAAGCTTCTGCGCGCCATAGAGGGTGGAGGTTTTATTCCTGTGGGAAGTGACAGGCTGCATAAGCCGGATTTGCGGATTATCGGTGCCACTAACCGGAATCTGATGGAGCTGGTGAGAAAACGCATGATGCGTGAAGATTTCTTTTATCGTATCAATATTATTCCCATACACCTCCCCCCGCTCCGTGATAGGGGAGAGGACCTTACCCTTCTTATTTACCATTTTATGGAATACTATGGGGCTGATAAACGGGTACCTTCCATACCGCCCAATATCATGGCCATGCTTCAGGCTTACACCTGGCCCGGCAACATCCGGGAACTGCAAAATGTTATTCAGCGGTATGTGACCATGAATCGTATTGATCTTCCCGGCCAGCCGGATATGGAGGATATGGATCCGCTTACCATACAGGATACGGATTATTCGGGAAACCCCATCAGTCTCAAGGATGCGGTGGACCACTTTGAAAAAATTTTCATTGAAAAAGCCCTGAAAAAAAATCGCTGGAAAAAAACAATTACAGCGGAAGGTCTTGGGATACACAGAAAAACACTTTTCAGAAAAATGAGGGAGCTGGGGATTCCGGACTGATGCATGCTCCCGGGTTTTGTGTGGAATAAAAAGTCCGTCAGGGGACATTTGTGTCCAGTGCCGGACAGGCCCGTAGATTTGGTTTTGAATGCCTTTCCGTATGTTAAACCGTGGCATTTATGCCCCGGTATCAATGTCTGCCCAGACAACTGGCGCAGGCATTTTTTTTGTACACAAAATAAAAAACCACAAATGATCTTGAAAAAACAAGCCCTTACAATTCATGAGACATTGTTTGTGACAAGAAAAAAATGAAACTCTTATAACGGTTCGGAAATTGCTATGTTCCATGGGTTTTGCCGGATACTTTTTTATTTCATCCATCTTTTGCCTTCCATAAGGAGGTCCGTTGTGAAACCCATTGTGAAAATAGCCGTTTTGTCTACCATCGTCTTT includes the following:
- a CDS encoding sigma 54-interacting transcriptional regulator — its product is NMQVKLLRAIEGGGFIPVGSDRLHKPDLRIIGATNRNLMELVRKRMMREDFFYRINIIPIHLPPLRDRGEDLTLLIYHFMEYYGADKRVPSIPPNIMAMLQAYTWPGNIRELQNVIQRYVTMNRIDLPGQPDMEDMDPLTIQDTDYSGNPISLKDAVDHFEKIFIEKALKKNRWKKTITAEGLGIHRKTLFRKMRELGIPD